Genomic DNA from Candidatus Sphingomonas phytovorans:
TCGAACAGAGAAGGGGATGGCGGCCGGAGACAAGCACTCCCCGGCGGAGGCCGGGGTCCAGTCGCGAAGAGCGTGACAACGACGCGCGACGAGTTGCGTTCGGCATCCCCTAACTGGACCCCGGCCCTCGCCGGGGGAGACAGTCAGGGAAATGACGCGATCAGATGTGGATCGGCTTGCCGAGCACCGCCATCGCGGCTTCCTTGATCGCTTCCGAATGAGTCGGGTGAGCGTGGCAGGTATAGGCGATGTCTTCGGAGGTTCCGCCGAACTCCATCGCCTGCGCCGCCTGCGCGATCATCGTGCCGGCAACCGAGGCAATGATCCAGACGCCGAGCACGCGGTCGGTCTTCGCATCGGCGATCACCTTCACGAAGCCGTCGGGCTCATGATTGGTCTTGGCGCGCGAATTGGCCACCATCGGGAACTTGCCGACCTTGACCTCGCCACGCTCCTTCGCCGCTTCCTCGGTCAGGCCGACGCCGGCGATCTCGGGGCTGGTATAGACGACGCTCGGGATCACATCGTGGTTCACGATGCCGGTGAGGCCGGCGATGTTCTCGGCCACCGCGATGCCCTCGTCCTCGGCCTTGTGCGCAAGCATCGGGCCGGGAATGACGTCGCCGATCGCCCAGATGCCGGGGACCGAGGTGAGGAAGCGGTGGTCGGTCTCGACCTGGCCGCGCTGGTTGGTCGCGAGACCCGCCTTGTCGAGGCCGAGGCCTTCGGTGTTGGGCCGGCGGCCGATCGACACGAGCACCGCATCGGCCTCGAGCGTCGTGGCGTCACCGCCAGCCGCGGGTTCGAGAGTGAGCGTCGCGGTGTCGCCATCGACGACCACGCCAGTCACCTTGGCCGAGAGGCGGAACTCGAGCCCCTGCTTCTTCATGATCTTGTTGGCTTCCTTGCGGACATCGCCGTCGAAGCCGGGCAGGATCTGGTCGAGGAACTCGACGACCGTCACCTTCGCACCGAGGCGCCGCCAGACCGAGCCGAGCTCAAGCCCGATCACGCCGCCGCCGATCACCACCAGATGCTTCGGGACCGCGGGCAGCTCAAGCGCGCCGGTCGAATCCACCACGATTTTCTGGTCGATGGTCACGCCCGGCAGCGGGGTGACCGAGGAGCCGGTCGCGATGATGATGTTCTTTGCGCGAACCTCGCGGTCGCCGACCCTGACGCTGTCCTTGCCGGTGAACGCCGCATAGCCCTTGAGCCATTCGACCTTGTTCTTCTTGAACAGGAACTCGATGCCGCCGGTGAGCTGCTTGACCGCGTCCTTGCGCTGGCCGTGCATCGTGTCGAGATCGAGGCTGGTCTCGACCTTCACGCCGAGCTTGGCGAGCCGGCCCGAGACCGCCTCGTCATACAGCTCCGACGCGTGCAGCATCGCCTTGGAGGGGATGCAGCCGACATTGAGGCAGGTGCCGCCAAGCGTCTCGCGGCCCTCGACACAGCCGGTCTTCAGCCCGAGCTGCGCCGCACGGATCGCGGCGACATAGCCGCCCGGGCCTGAGCCGATTACCAGGACGTCGAAATCATAGTCAGCCATTGTCTATCTCGATCGCAAAGTGCGTGATGGCAAATAAGGACTTCCGTTCGTCCTGAGTAGGGGCTGAGCTTGTCGAAGACCCGTATCGAAGGACATGGCGTGAGGCCTGTCCTTCGATACGCCATTTCGACAAGCTCGATGGCTACTCAGGACGAACGGAGGCGGGTTCAAAGATCGATCAAAATCCGGGTCGGATCCTCGATCGCGTTCTTGAGTGCGACGAGGAAGGTCACTGCCTCGCGGCCGTCGATCAGGCGGTGATCATAGCTGAGCGCCAGGTACATCATCGGGCGGACCACGACCTGGCCGTCGCGGACGACCGGACGGTCCTCGATGCGATGGAGGCCGAGCACCGCCGCTTGGGGCGGGTTGATGATCGGGGTGGACATCAGCGAGCCGAACACGCCGCCGTTGGAGATGGTGAAGGTACCGCCCTTCATCTCCTCCATCTTCAGCGTGCCGTCCTTGGCGCGCTTGCCGAAATCGCCGATCGTGCGCTCGATCCCCGCGACCGAGAGCTGGTCGGCATCGCGCACGACGGGGACGACCAGGCCGCCCGGCCCCGACACCGCGACCGAGATGTCGACATAGTCGTGATAGACGATCTCATCGCCCTCGATCGAGGCGTTGACGCTGGGCACGTCCTTCAGCGCGAGGCACGCGGCCTTGGCGAAGAAGCCCATGAAGCCGAGGCGGACGCCATGCTTCTTTTCGAACAGATCCTTGTACTTGGCGCGCGCCTCGATCACCGCCGTCATGTCGACGTCGTTGAAGGTGGTAAGCATCGCCGCGGTGTTCTGCGCTTCCTTCAACCGCTTCGCTATGGTCTGGCGCAGGCGCGTCATGCGGACCCGCTCTTCCTTGCGGCCGGTCGACGCGGCGACGGAGGGTGCCACCTGCGGCTCGGGCGACGGCGCCGCGGCCGGAGCCGGCGTCGCGGCCGCGGCGATCACATCGTCCTTGGTGATACGACCGTCCTTGCCGGTGCCCACGACCGTCGCTGGATCGACGCCGTGCTCAAGCACCGCGCGGCGAACCGACGGGGACAGCGCGGCGGGGCCGTCGCCAGCGGGTGCGGGTGCGGCAGCTGCAGCGGGAGCAGGGGCAGCCGCGGCGGGCTGCGCCGTTGCCGCTGACGCGCCCGAGCCAGCCTCGATCGTCGCGATCATCGCGCCGACCTGGACGGTGTCGCCGACCTTGACTGCCTGCTGGCCCATCACACCCGCGACGGGCGAGGGCACCTCGACCGAGACCTTGTCGGTCTCCAGGCTGGCGATCGGCTCGTCGACGGCGACCGGGTCGCCGGGCTGCTTCAGCCATTCGCCAAGCGTCGCCTCGGTGATCGATTCGCCCAGGGTGGGGACATTGACTTCGGTTGCCATCTTCTCTTCCTCGTGCCGCCGATGCGGGCTTATGATTTGCGCGTGCGACGAATTTCTTCGCGGACATTATGGCCGAGCGCGTCGGCGACAAGCGCGGCCTGTTCCATCTGGTGACGCTTCATCAGGCCGGTCGCGGGCGACGCGGACGCCGCGCGGCCGGCATAGCGCGCACGCTGCGGCTTGCCGCCGGCCTGGACCAGGCATTCCTCGAGATAAGGCTCGGCGAAGCTCCACGCGCCGTTGTTCTTCGGCTCTTCCTGAGCCCAGATGACCTCTTCGAGATTGGTCATCTTCTTCAGGCGGGAGACCAGCGGCTCGCCCGGGAAAGGATAGAGCTGCTCCACACGGACGATCGCGGTGTTCCTGTCGCCCGCCGCGTCGCGTGCCTCCATCAGGTCATAGGCGACCTTGCCGGTGCACAGCACGAGGCGCTTCACCTCGTTATCCGCAATGCCCGACGGATCGGACAACAGCCGCATGAAGTGGCTGTCGCCCTGGAAGTCCGACGCCTTGGACACCGCCAGCTTGTGGCGCAGCAGCGACTTGGGCGTGAAGATGATCAGCGGCTTGCGGAAGCTGCGGTGCATCTGCCGGCGCAGCAGGTGGAAATAATTCGCCGGCGTGGTGCAGTTGGCGACCTGCATATTGTCCTGGGCGCAGAGTTGCAGGAAACGCTCGACGCGCGCCGAGCTATGCTCGGGGCCCTGTCCTTCATAACCGTGCGGCAGCAGCATCACCAGGCCGTTGGCGCGAAGCCACTTGGCCTCTCCGCTCGCGATGAACTGGTCGATCATGATCTGCGCGCCGTTCATGAAGTCGCCGAACTGCGCCTCCCACAGCACCAGCGTCTTCGGATCGGCCAGCGCATAACCATATTCGAAACCGAGCACGCCATATTCGCTGAGCGGTGAATCGAGCACCTCGAAACGACCATGCTCGACCTGGGCGAGCGGCAGATATTTATGCTCGTCCTTCTGGTCGATCCATACCGCATGACGCTGCGAGAAGGTGCCGCGGC
This window encodes:
- the lpdA gene encoding dihydrolipoyl dehydrogenase — protein: MADYDFDVLVIGSGPGGYVAAIRAAQLGLKTGCVEGRETLGGTCLNVGCIPSKAMLHASELYDEAVSGRLAKLGVKVETSLDLDTMHGQRKDAVKQLTGGIEFLFKKNKVEWLKGYAAFTGKDSVRVGDREVRAKNIIIATGSSVTPLPGVTIDQKIVVDSTGALELPAVPKHLVVIGGGVIGLELGSVWRRLGAKVTVVEFLDQILPGFDGDVRKEANKIMKKQGLEFRLSAKVTGVVVDGDTATLTLEPAAGGDATTLEADAVLVSIGRRPNTEGLGLDKAGLATNQRGQVETDHRFLTSVPGIWAIGDVIPGPMLAHKAEDEGIAVAENIAGLTGIVNHDVIPSVVYTSPEIAGVGLTEEAAKERGEVKVGKFPMVANSRAKTNHEPDGFVKVIADAKTDRVLGVWIIASVAGTMIAQAAQAMEFGGTSEDIAYTCHAHPTHSEAIKEAAMAVLGKPIHI
- the odhB gene encoding 2-oxoglutarate dehydrogenase complex dihydrolipoyllysine-residue succinyltransferase — translated: MATEVNVPTLGESITEATLGEWLKQPGDPVAVDEPIASLETDKVSVEVPSPVAGVMGQQAVKVGDTVQVGAMIATIEAGSGASAATAQPAAAAPAPAAAAAPAPAGDGPAALSPSVRRAVLEHGVDPATVVGTGKDGRITKDDVIAAAATPAPAAAPSPEPQVAPSVAASTGRKEERVRMTRLRQTIAKRLKEAQNTAAMLTTFNDVDMTAVIEARAKYKDLFEKKHGVRLGFMGFFAKAACLALKDVPSVNASIEGDEIVYHDYVDISVAVSGPGGLVVPVVRDADQLSVAGIERTIGDFGKRAKDGTLKMEEMKGGTFTISNGGVFGSLMSTPIINPPQAAVLGLHRIEDRPVVRDGQVVVRPMMYLALSYDHRLIDGREAVTFLVALKNAIEDPTRILIDL